Proteins from one Elgaria multicarinata webbii isolate HBS135686 ecotype San Diego chromosome 3, rElgMul1.1.pri, whole genome shotgun sequence genomic window:
- the LOC134396992 gene encoding zinc finger protein OZF-like encodes MEKRVKMEEQNFAGHEAGNVSFNIQGGSSAEPWERRLQGNQPGSNTSSDVERQRFRDFCSQDTEGPRKLQGKLSKAPTDFPEAEEAPLDRGILEEGLEVRDIPLIEERFQREEKRFQCLEGEKQFSCNSQVKRHQVIHTGEKPYECLECGKSFNRSSNLNKHQLIHTGEKPYECLEWGKSFTQSSNLKKHQSTHAGEKPYECQDCGKSFSYRSDLNQHQRIHTGEKPYECLVCGKSFSRRSSLNIHQSTHTGEKPYECQDCGKRFSHRCTLNRHQSIHTGEKPYECLECGKSFSQSSSLHQHQRIHTREKLYECLECGKSFSQSSNLHQHQRIHTGENPYECLECGKSFSRRSSLNIHQRIHTGENHYECLECGKSFSRRSSLNIHQRIHTGEKPYECLECGKSFSRRSNLNIHQSIHTGEKPYECLECGKSFSQSSNLNQHQRIHKVKKPYGCLESGKSFSQSSNPNKHQRIHTKEKP; translated from the exons atggagaagagagtaaAGATGGAAGAGCAGAACTTTGCTGGCCATGAAGCAGGAAACGTCTCCTTCAACAtccagggagggagcagtgcagagccctgggaaagaaGACTGCAGGggaaccagcctgggagcaacaccagcTCAGATGTGGAGCGCCAgcgcttcagggacttctgctccCAGGACACTGAAGGGCCCCgaaag CTGCAGGGGAAGTTGTCCAAGgcgcccacagatttccctgaggcagaggaggCTCCGCTGGacagagggatcttggaagagg GTTTAGAAGTCCGTGATATTCCATTGATAGAAGAACGATttcaaagggaagaaaaaagatttcagtgcttggagggTGAGAAGCAATTCAGTTGCAACTCACAAGTTAAGCGACATCAAgtaattcatacaggggagaagccctatgaatgcctggagtgtggaaagagcttcaatcgcagcagcaaccttaataaacatcaactaattcacacaggggagaagccctatgaatgcctggagtggggaaagagcttcactcagagcagcaaccttaaaaaacatcaaagcactcacgcaggggagaagccctatgaatgccaggattgcggaaagagcttcagttaccGCAGcgaccttaatcaacatcaaagaattcacacaggggagaagccctatgaatgcctggtttgtggaaagagcttcagtcgcagAAGCAGCCTTAATAtacatcaaagcactcacacaggggagaagccctatgaatgccagGATTGCGGAAAGAGATTCAGTCACCGCTGCACCCTTAATCGACATCAAAgtattcatacaggggagaaaccctatgaatgcctggagtgcggaaagagcttcagtcagagcagcagccttcatcaacatcaaagaattcacacacgGGAGAAGCTCTatgaatgtctggagtgtggaaagagcttcagtcagagcagcaaccttcatcaacatcaaagaattcacacaggggagaacccctatgaatgcctggagtgtggaaagagcttcagtcgcagAAGCAGCCTTAatatacatcaaagaattcacacaggggagaaccactatgaatgcctggagtgtggaaagagcttcagtcgcagAAGCAGCCTTAatatacatcaaagaattcacacaggggagaagccctatgaatgcctggagtgcggaaagagcttcagtcgcagGAGCAACCTTAATATacatcaaagtattcacacaggggagaagccctatgaatgcctggagtgcggaaagagcttcagtcagagcagcaaccttaatcaacatcaaagaattcacaaagTTAAGAAGCCCTATGGATGCCTGGAgagcggaaagagcttcagtcagagcagcaaccctaataaacatcaaagaattcacacaaaggAGAAGCCTTAA